The proteins below are encoded in one region of Nitrospira sp.:
- the uvrd gene encoding DNA helicase has translation MRVKLGGFHFGFRGAEPPATNCELVGSVLYSGQVGRSRNIYQYPASPAVSSNVTPYVLRRAPDDLGKPQLTLDYASLLNPQQLAAVTAGEGPSLVIAGAGSGKTRTLIHRLAYLVDSGVDPASILLMTFTRKAAQEMVERASRLIGAGVDRVWGGTFHSVANSLLRRYGTAIGVAPQFTILDRGDAEDLISLIRGQLGVAEKEKRFPRKGTIAEIFSKCENTVQSIDDVVLNEFSHLADYLEDLHKLKRGYEAQKRERQLLDYDDLLLRLRELLGDVDGVGRAVAGQFRYLLVDEYQDTNRLQADLIRRLAHGHHNVMVVGDDSQSIYAFRGATFRNIMDFPALFPGTIVYKLEENYRSTQPILNLANAVIQEAAEKYAKRLFTRQLDGPLPVLVEAGSEHSQSRFVVQKLLELREEGVPLGDVAVLFRSSFHSFDLELELSRRNVPFIKRGGIRFIEAAHVKDLLAHLRVAHNPFDVVSWNRALLLVEGVGPRKAQEVIASVVKADQPWTALRGFGGRAGGRLRELADGLEELAANVEGATGDVVGRAYEYYLPILKEHYDDYPKRMRDLEHLHTMASRYTSLGDFLADLALEPPDGGGEAGGAQDRDEDALVLSTIHSAKGLEWKGVFLIWVADGRFPSLYSSANDEELEEERRLFYVAVTRAKRHLYLTYPTNVYERNSGFVFSRPSRFLDNLSPRLWETWRVTEEDSPGWDARSPQSW, from the coding sequence ATGCGTGTGAAATTGGGCGGCTTCCATTTTGGATTCCGAGGTGCCGAGCCGCCAGCCACCAATTGCGAGTTGGTCGGCAGTGTGTTATACAGCGGACAGGTTGGACGATCCCGTAACATCTACCAGTACCCTGCATCACCTGCTGTGAGCTCCAACGTCACGCCGTATGTCCTCCGTCGTGCGCCCGACGACCTCGGTAAGCCACAACTCACACTTGACTACGCCAGCCTGCTGAATCCGCAACAACTGGCTGCGGTCACCGCTGGCGAAGGCCCGTCTCTGGTGATTGCGGGAGCAGGCAGCGGTAAGACGCGGACTTTGATTCATCGCTTGGCCTACCTGGTCGATTCTGGTGTGGATCCCGCATCCATTCTCCTGATGACCTTCACCAGGAAGGCCGCCCAAGAGATGGTCGAACGAGCAAGCCGGCTGATCGGGGCCGGAGTGGACCGAGTGTGGGGCGGCACCTTTCACTCGGTCGCAAACTCATTGCTCCGTCGATACGGGACGGCCATCGGTGTCGCCCCGCAGTTCACGATTCTGGACCGCGGTGATGCGGAGGATCTGATCAGTCTTATCCGCGGGCAGTTGGGAGTGGCGGAAAAAGAAAAGCGCTTTCCGCGCAAGGGCACGATCGCTGAGATCTTCAGTAAATGCGAAAATACCGTGCAGTCGATTGACGACGTGGTGTTGAACGAATTCTCCCATTTGGCTGATTACCTCGAGGACCTGCACAAGCTCAAGCGGGGTTACGAGGCACAGAAACGCGAACGGCAGTTACTCGATTACGACGATTTGCTTCTTCGATTGCGTGAGTTGCTGGGGGACGTCGACGGCGTGGGCCGTGCTGTGGCCGGGCAGTTTCGATATCTGCTCGTCGACGAGTATCAGGATACTAACCGGCTTCAGGCGGATCTGATCCGCCGTCTCGCTCATGGCCATCACAACGTCATGGTCGTGGGTGACGACTCACAGTCGATCTACGCGTTTCGCGGGGCCACCTTCCGCAACATCATGGATTTTCCCGCCCTGTTTCCCGGCACCATCGTCTATAAGCTTGAGGAAAATTATCGAAGCACGCAGCCTATTTTGAATTTGGCTAACGCGGTGATCCAAGAGGCGGCTGAAAAATATGCAAAGCGCCTGTTCACCCGTCAGTTGGATGGTCCGTTGCCCGTGCTCGTAGAAGCAGGAAGCGAACACTCGCAATCGCGGTTCGTCGTGCAAAAGTTGCTCGAGTTGCGCGAGGAGGGGGTTCCACTGGGCGACGTAGCAGTGTTATTTCGATCCAGCTTCCATTCCTTCGATTTGGAATTGGAATTGTCCCGTCGGAACGTGCCGTTTATCAAGCGGGGCGGAATTCGATTTATCGAGGCGGCGCATGTCAAGGATTTGTTGGCGCACCTGCGCGTCGCCCACAATCCGTTCGACGTAGTTAGCTGGAACCGGGCATTGCTTCTGGTGGAAGGTGTGGGCCCCAGGAAGGCCCAAGAGGTCATTGCCAGTGTGGTCAAAGCCGATCAACCATGGACAGCTCTACGCGGTTTCGGGGGGCGAGCCGGTGGTCGATTGAGAGAACTCGCGGACGGGTTGGAGGAGCTGGCGGCGAATGTGGAAGGGGCCACCGGCGATGTCGTCGGTCGTGCGTATGAATACTATCTGCCCATCCTCAAGGAGCACTACGACGACTACCCGAAACGCATGCGCGATTTGGAACATCTCCATACCATGGCCAGTCGGTATACGAGTCTTGGCGACTTTCTCGCGGATCTGGCTCTTGAGCCGCCGGATGGGGGTGGGGAAGCAGGGGGAGCGCAAGATCGTGATGAGGACGCACTCGTGCTCTCCACCATCCACTCTGCGAAGGGGCTTGAATGGAAGGGGGTGTTCCTCATTTGGGTGGCAGATGGCCGCTTCCCCTCGCTCTATTCGTCTGCCAACGATGAGGAGTTGGAGGAGGAGCGGCGGCTGTTCTATGTTGCAGTCACTCGTGCAAAACGACACTTGTATCTGACGTATCCGACCAACGTATACGAGCGAAATAGTGGGTTTGTGTTCTCCCGCCCATCCAGGTTTCTGGATAATCTCTCGCCCCGCCTGTGGGAGACTTGGCGCGTGACCGAGGAAGACTCTCCTGGTTGGGACGCCCGGTCGCCACAGTCCTGGTAA
- a CDS encoding acetoacetate metabolism regulatory protein AtoC → MATRGIILVVDDDEVARDLLVEALEKDGYHVESFDNGTDAIARGQRGGVDLVLTDIRMGSIDGFHVLREFKRMAPETPIVLLTAFGSLEGAVEAINQGAYDYLAKPFRREEVALVVQRSLDHARLRKENAQCPDELQERTVLTGLVGSSPAMLEVYKLVARVAQGKSTVLLEGESGTGKELVARAIHGHSGRRERPFVPVNCGALPDHLLESEMFGHEKGAFTGAVGVKYGLFETADGGTLFLDEIGELGQALQVKLLRVMQDQEIRRVGGTNSMKVDVRLIAATNRDLSVMVKEGKFREDLYYRLNVVRIRLPSLRERREDIPMLADHFLQKYAPVSEQPVRGFSAEARACLDAYRWPGNVRELENAVERAVSLSQGPVILPDDLPESVRSGQSAPPSFAAPPRTEDPSESLLTLEEVERRHLQRVLKELKGNKVKAAKILGIDRRTLYRMAERFGIDLGEDADGSGESATKPPGGA, encoded by the coding sequence ATGGCGACGCGTGGGATCATCTTGGTTGTCGACGACGACGAAGTCGCCCGAGACCTGTTGGTCGAAGCATTGGAAAAGGACGGATACCACGTCGAAAGTTTCGATAACGGAACCGACGCCATCGCACGGGGCCAACGCGGGGGGGTGGATTTGGTGCTGACCGATATCCGAATGGGCAGCATCGACGGGTTTCACGTCTTGCGCGAATTTAAGCGGATGGCTCCCGAGACCCCGATTGTGCTGCTGACGGCTTTTGGGTCGCTGGAAGGGGCCGTCGAAGCCATCAATCAAGGAGCGTACGACTATCTAGCGAAGCCGTTCCGCCGGGAGGAGGTGGCGCTGGTGGTACAGCGTAGCCTCGATCATGCCCGCCTGAGGAAGGAAAACGCACAATGTCCCGACGAGCTACAAGAGCGAACGGTGCTCACGGGGTTGGTGGGCAGCAGCCCCGCGATGCTGGAAGTCTACAAGTTAGTGGCCCGCGTCGCACAGGGTAAAAGCACCGTTCTATTGGAGGGTGAGAGCGGAACCGGGAAGGAGCTGGTGGCGCGTGCCATTCACGGACACAGCGGCAGGCGGGAGCGCCCGTTCGTGCCGGTCAATTGCGGTGCGCTTCCCGATCATCTGCTTGAGTCGGAGATGTTCGGCCATGAAAAAGGGGCGTTTACCGGGGCGGTCGGTGTCAAATACGGGTTGTTCGAGACGGCCGACGGCGGCACGTTGTTTTTGGACGAGATCGGCGAACTGGGACAGGCGCTGCAAGTCAAGCTGCTCCGTGTCATGCAAGATCAGGAGATTCGACGAGTGGGCGGCACGAACTCGATGAAGGTCGACGTACGTTTGATTGCGGCGACAAATCGGGACTTGTCCGTCATGGTCAAAGAAGGGAAGTTTCGGGAGGATTTATACTATCGATTGAACGTGGTGCGGATTCGGTTGCCGTCGTTGCGCGAGCGGCGTGAGGATATTCCCATGCTGGCCGATCATTTCCTGCAAAAATACGCCCCCGTCTCCGAACAGCCGGTGAGAGGGTTTTCCGCCGAGGCTCGAGCCTGCTTGGATGCGTATCGCTGGCCTGGGAATGTGCGTGAACTGGAAAATGCCGTTGAGCGGGCTGTTTCACTGAGCCAGGGACCGGTCATCTTACCCGATGACTTGCCCGAATCGGTGCGAAGCGGCCAGTCGGCGCCACCATCCTTCGCCGCTCCGCCGCGAACGGAGGATCCGTCGGAGAGTCTACTGACCTTGGAGGAAGTCGAGCGGCGACATCTGCAGCGAGTCCTCAAGGAACTCAAGGGGAACAAGGTGAAGGCCGCGAAAATTCTCGGAATCGATCGGCGAACCCTGTACCGGATGGCCGAGCGGTTTGGTATTGATCTGGGCGAAGATGCGGATGGATCCGGAGAGAGCGCTACAAAACCCCCAGGCGGCGCTTGA
- a CDS encoding ABC transporter permease: MTPIQAIIAKELRSAFVSPVVYVVGAVFLLIFGVLAHLAVQSASMQAVRMMQLQGGMAQVNLNDMVFRPTFYSIAIVLLLSLPLLTMRLFAEERKLRTFEFLMTAPIRINDMVLGKFLSVFLIYLGLLALTGFVPLIMSLFSSFDWNSVFTGYLGLVLLGGLFLASGVLASSLTENQIVAAFLSFGLLIILWLLGAVGTLMGDTGPGNFIAYVSFIEHYDRLVRGLVETKDLVYFVSGITLMLFLAHRVVDSQRWK, encoded by the coding sequence ATGACCCCCATTCAAGCCATCATCGCCAAGGAACTTCGCTCGGCCTTTGTTTCCCCGGTCGTGTACGTCGTAGGCGCCGTGTTTCTCCTTATCTTCGGAGTTCTCGCTCACCTCGCCGTGCAAAGTGCCAGCATGCAAGCGGTTCGCATGATGCAACTTCAAGGCGGCATGGCCCAGGTCAACCTGAATGACATGGTCTTTCGCCCCACCTTCTACAGTATCGCGATCGTGCTCTTGCTGAGTTTGCCATTGCTGACCATGCGACTCTTTGCAGAAGAGCGCAAACTCCGCACCTTCGAATTCTTGATGACAGCCCCGATCCGCATCAACGATATGGTCCTCGGCAAATTTCTCAGCGTCTTCCTGATCTATCTGGGCTTGCTGGCCCTCACAGGTTTCGTCCCGTTAATCATGTCCCTGTTCAGCAGCTTTGATTGGAACTCGGTATTCACAGGCTACCTCGGCCTGGTACTGCTTGGAGGCCTATTCCTGGCATCCGGCGTACTCGCATCCAGCCTCACGGAAAATCAAATCGTCGCGGCATTTCTGAGCTTCGGTCTCTTAATCATCCTCTGGCTGCTAGGCGCGGTCGGGACGCTGATGGGCGATACGGGGCCCGGCAATTTTATTGCCTACGTGTCCTTTATCGAGCACTATGACAGGCTGGTCAGAGGACTGGTCGAAACCAAGGATCTCGTCTATTTCGTATCTGGCATCACGCTTATGCTCTTTCTGGCTCATCGAGTGGTGGATTCGCAGCGATGGAAGTAA
- a CDS encoding 4-alpha-glucanotransferase: MTSLDDSQQLGILARNYGIADHYFDIWGKRHEASQDTTRSILTAMGVQVATREDVGRSVSALHSRYWGRVCDPVLVLRGQPRRASWSLRLPSSEEEDGRWSISWSLGNEAGAIQQRGTLGPRCIVLDTATVEGLRHIRLELSVSDDLADGYYELTVRAECASRRLEAGSLLVVAPSTCYLPPHFEAGRGTWGLWTQLYSLRSQRNWGIGDFTDLTALIRWGAGRVGAGAIGVNPLHALKNTRPYHVSPYSPQSRTFLNEIYLDVEAVPEFGRCREARRLLGSEAFRSRLEGFRKSDRVDYEGIHRAKLDVLELLYRQFVSDTAESGTPSGVNDSGIRRRDAFIDYRRAQGDALEKFAVFLALTEHFADRHPTPVTWRDWPPEYLHPSSAAVEEFRRSHADRVQFYQYVQWQAHEQLTAVKRVTTELGMVIGLYHDFALGSDPSGAEGWRLQDVLVHGADCGAPPDPFALQGQNWGFPPFHPVVLREHAYRPFIALLRQNLGRGGALRLDHVMGLFRLFWIPKGRSAADGAYVEYPYKDLLGILALESQRARTLVIGEDLGTVPEWIRDKLAEVCAFSYRVWYFERQSDGAWKPPDQYPVHSLAVSTTHDLPTLPGFWQGDDLRVRERLDLFPDREARQRAGDEREDDKRRMLEALRACGEFVGNGEGSHALTPEIIDAVHRFLARTSSLMVLASLDDWVGEVAQANVPGTLDEYPNWSRKTAVPIESLAHDERCLRLAELMRQERGRGAGPG, translated from the coding sequence ATGACTTCGTTGGACGATAGCCAGCAATTGGGCATTCTCGCTCGAAACTATGGAATTGCCGACCACTACTTCGACATTTGGGGCAAGCGCCATGAGGCGAGCCAGGATACGACGCGATCAATTCTGACGGCCATGGGAGTTCAGGTCGCCACGCGCGAAGACGTTGGGCGCTCGGTCTCGGCTCTTCACTCGCGCTATTGGGGGCGGGTCTGTGATCCGGTCTTGGTGCTTCGCGGACAGCCACGTCGGGCAAGCTGGAGCCTGCGGCTTCCCAGTTCGGAAGAGGAAGATGGACGATGGTCCATCTCATGGAGTTTAGGCAACGAGGCGGGTGCCATTCAACAGCGCGGCACTCTTGGACCCCGGTGCATCGTCCTCGACACGGCGACGGTCGAAGGCCTGCGTCACATCCGGTTGGAACTAAGTGTCTCCGACGATCTGGCCGACGGCTATTACGAATTGACCGTCCGCGCTGAGTGTGCGTCGCGTCGGCTCGAAGCCGGGTCTTTACTGGTGGTCGCTCCGTCCACCTGTTATTTACCTCCTCACTTCGAGGCTGGTCGTGGCACCTGGGGGCTCTGGACGCAGCTCTACTCGCTTCGATCGCAGCGCAATTGGGGAATCGGGGACTTCACGGATTTGACGGCGCTGATTCGCTGGGGGGCCGGACGCGTCGGTGCCGGCGCGATCGGGGTGAATCCGCTGCATGCATTGAAAAATACGCGGCCCTACCATGTCAGTCCCTATTCTCCCCAGAGCCGCACCTTCTTGAACGAGATCTATCTGGATGTGGAAGCTGTGCCTGAGTTCGGACGGTGTCGCGAAGCCCGGCGTTTGCTGGGGAGCGAAGCGTTTCGCTCGCGTCTCGAGGGCTTCCGCAAGAGCGACCGGGTCGATTACGAAGGTATCCATCGTGCGAAACTCGACGTGCTTGAATTGCTGTACCGGCAGTTCGTCTCGGACACCGCCGAGTCGGGGACACCGAGCGGTGTCAATGACAGCGGGATCAGACGGAGGGACGCGTTCATCGACTATCGGCGGGCACAAGGAGACGCGCTGGAAAAGTTTGCGGTGTTTCTCGCCTTGACCGAGCATTTTGCAGACCGGCATCCCACGCCTGTCACCTGGCGAGATTGGCCACCTGAGTACTTGCATCCGAGCAGCGCGGCCGTCGAGGAGTTCCGTCGGAGCCATGCCGACCGTGTCCAGTTTTATCAGTACGTGCAATGGCAGGCTCATGAACAATTGACGGCGGTGAAGCGCGTGACCACGGAACTGGGTATGGTCATCGGTCTCTATCACGATTTCGCTCTGGGGAGCGATCCGAGCGGGGCAGAAGGCTGGCGTCTGCAGGATGTGCTGGTTCATGGAGCCGACTGCGGTGCGCCTCCTGATCCCTTCGCTCTGCAGGGGCAGAACTGGGGCTTCCCGCCGTTTCATCCAGTGGTGTTGCGCGAGCATGCCTATCGGCCGTTTATCGCACTGCTGCGTCAAAACCTGGGGAGGGGCGGAGCGCTTCGTCTCGATCATGTGATGGGCCTGTTCCGGCTGTTCTGGATTCCCAAGGGCCGAAGCGCCGCCGATGGCGCGTATGTCGAATATCCATACAAGGATCTCTTGGGCATCCTTGCCCTGGAAAGCCAGCGAGCCCGGACCCTCGTCATCGGGGAGGACCTGGGCACAGTACCGGAATGGATTCGTGACAAGCTCGCAGAAGTGTGCGCCTTTTCCTATCGGGTGTGGTATTTTGAACGGCAGTCGGATGGAGCCTGGAAACCTCCTGATCAATATCCGGTGCATTCGTTGGCTGTTTCGACGACGCATGATCTTCCCACGCTCCCGGGGTTCTGGCAGGGTGACGATCTCCGCGTGCGTGAGCGGCTTGACCTGTTCCCCGATCGCGAAGCACGGCAACGCGCAGGGGACGAGCGTGAGGATGACAAACGGCGCATGCTGGAGGCGCTCCGGGCGTGCGGCGAATTTGTTGGGAACGGCGAGGGTTCCCACGCGCTGACGCCCGAGATCATAGACGCCGTGCACCGCTTTCTGGCCCGGACGTCGTCTTTGATGGTGCTGGCCAGTCTGGATGATTGGGTTGGCGAAGTGGCGCAGGCCAACGTCCCGGGGACCTTGGACGAGTATCCCAATTGGTCGCGCAAAACGGCCGTGCCGATCGAATCTCTCGCACACGATGAGCGATGCCTTCGCCTGGCAGAACTCATGAGACAGGAACGTGGCCGTGGCGCGGGTCCGGGATAG
- a CDS encoding alpha-1,4 glucan phosphorylase, with protein sequence MPSEHLPAPIARLHDLSQNLWWSWRLDARRLFESLDPVLWSHSHHNPVHVLSRISPERLAALAADPGFVRHYSAVMKAYDEYHQKQDTWFASHHSGHKNFLVGYFSAEFGFHISIPIYSGGLGILAGDHCKEASDLGIPLVGLGFMYPQGYFRQRLTPDGWQEAEYASFDRNDSPIHRVLGADGAPSQISVEMAGRRVAATIWKIGIGRISLYLLDTDVPQNAPEDRGLSARLYGGGQEMRLCQEILLGIGGVRALRALNIAPTVWHANEGHSAFLTLERLRELRDAGLSPADATEAVRHSTVFTTHTPVPAGHDVFPLDLMERYFNGYWDQLGLTRSAFFRLGEHPQHPEAGFNMTALAMRMSAHVNGVSREHGRVTRRMWQCMWPGLADDLVPIRSITNGIHVPTWIAPDLHHLYSKYLGPEWMSRADDSAIWQRLMDIPDQELWAVRQQLKRRLMSLIRERARSGWAQGTLLASQVLARGTMLDPEALTIGFARRFATYKRATLVFQDLERLLTLLHNRWRPVQLVFAGKAHPADEPGRQFIHQVLSYCQDHRLGGHVAFLENYDMHMAKFLVQGVDVWLNTPRPPLEASGTSGEKAALNGVLHLSVLDGWWQEGYDGNNGWGIPATDSSLEPSTQDKQDALELYRMLEEEVVPLYYQRDMDGVPRAWLQIVKQSIRTNAPRFSARRMVKEYMDLIYAPAMTKSPTSW encoded by the coding sequence ATGCCAAGTGAACATCTTCCCGCGCCGATCGCTCGATTGCATGACTTGTCCCAAAATCTATGGTGGAGCTGGCGATTGGACGCGCGCAGGCTCTTCGAGTCGCTGGATCCGGTCTTGTGGTCGCATTCTCACCATAACCCCGTTCACGTGCTCTCACGTATCAGCCCCGAGCGTCTTGCGGCGCTCGCGGCAGATCCCGGATTCGTCCGGCACTATTCCGCCGTCATGAAGGCCTATGACGAGTATCACCAGAAACAGGACACGTGGTTTGCAAGCCACCACAGCGGGCACAAAAACTTCCTGGTTGGTTATTTTTCTGCGGAGTTCGGCTTCCACATTTCAATTCCCATTTATAGTGGTGGGCTTGGCATCCTCGCAGGAGACCACTGCAAAGAGGCCAGCGACCTGGGCATTCCGCTGGTTGGACTCGGCTTCATGTACCCACAAGGCTACTTTCGACAGCGCCTGACGCCCGACGGTTGGCAAGAAGCCGAGTATGCCTCATTTGACCGAAACGACTCCCCCATCCATCGCGTCCTTGGGGCAGACGGGGCTCCCAGCCAAATCAGTGTCGAAATGGCCGGACGACGCGTGGCCGCGACCATCTGGAAGATTGGTATCGGCCGTATTTCCCTATATTTGCTCGATACCGACGTTCCCCAAAATGCGCCGGAGGACCGCGGCCTTTCGGCTCGCCTCTATGGGGGCGGGCAGGAAATGCGGCTCTGTCAAGAAATCCTGCTCGGGATCGGGGGGGTCAGGGCCCTACGTGCGCTTAACATCGCCCCTACGGTTTGGCACGCCAACGAGGGCCATTCGGCATTCCTCACGCTTGAACGTCTGCGGGAATTGAGGGACGCTGGACTCTCTCCGGCTGATGCGACGGAGGCCGTACGCCACAGCACGGTCTTCACGACCCATACGCCAGTCCCGGCGGGACACGACGTCTTTCCCTTGGATCTCATGGAACGGTACTTCAACGGGTATTGGGATCAACTTGGCCTGACGCGCTCTGCCTTTTTTCGCCTTGGAGAACATCCCCAGCATCCGGAGGCCGGCTTCAACATGACCGCCCTCGCAATGCGAATGTCCGCTCACGTGAATGGCGTCAGCCGAGAGCACGGCCGCGTCACTCGTCGGATGTGGCAATGCATGTGGCCTGGACTCGCGGACGATCTTGTGCCTATCCGGAGCATCACCAACGGGATTCATGTTCCCACTTGGATTGCTCCGGACCTCCACCATCTATACAGTAAATATCTTGGACCGGAATGGATGAGCCGCGCCGACGATTCAGCCATATGGCAACGGCTGATGGACATTCCGGATCAGGAGCTTTGGGCCGTACGTCAGCAGCTCAAACGTCGGCTCATGTCATTGATTCGAGAGCGCGCACGCAGCGGCTGGGCTCAGGGCACGTTGCTCGCCTCTCAAGTGTTGGCTCGCGGCACCATGCTCGACCCAGAGGCCTTGACGATCGGGTTCGCTCGTCGGTTTGCAACTTACAAGCGCGCCACGTTGGTGTTTCAGGATCTCGAGCGCCTGCTCACGCTGCTACATAATCGATGGCGACCCGTTCAGTTGGTGTTCGCCGGAAAAGCCCACCCTGCAGACGAGCCCGGGAGACAATTCATCCATCAAGTCTTGTCCTACTGCCAGGACCACCGATTGGGAGGTCACGTGGCGTTCCTGGAAAACTACGATATGCATATGGCAAAGTTCCTCGTGCAAGGCGTCGATGTCTGGCTGAACACACCTCGTCCCCCGCTGGAAGCCAGTGGGACCAGTGGTGAGAAGGCCGCTCTCAACGGCGTGCTGCACTTGAGTGTACTGGACGGATGGTGGCAGGAGGGATATGACGGCAATAACGGCTGGGGGATCCCGGCCACCGACAGCAGCCTCGAACCCAGCACCCAAGACAAACAAGACGCCCTGGAGCTGTATCGGATGCTGGAGGAGGAGGTGGTGCCGCTCTATTATCAACGAGACATGGATGGTGTGCCGCGTGCCTGGCTCCAAATCGTCAAGCAGTCTATCCGAACGAATGCACCACGATTCAGCGCCCGGCGTATGGTCAAAGAATACATGGATCTGATTTACGCACCAGCCATGACCAAATCCCCGACCTCATGGTAA
- a CDS encoding multidrug ABC transporter ATP-binding protein yields the protein MIQVQHVTKRYGEHTAIFDVSFSVEKGEVLAFLGPNGAGKTTTMRILTCYMPATEGTATVAGFDCLEQANEVKRQIGYLPETPPVYQELTVQEYLTFVGRLRGLVGSDMSQRMDRVIDRLSLGPVRSRLIGNLSRGYRQRVGLAQALLHDPPVLILDEPTVGLDPKQIIEIRQLIKDLSQSHTIILSTHILPEATAICQRVVIINGGRIVAQDTPEQLSTRLRRSEKLSLSVKTPPEDWRQLLQRVDGVMAVSAADGTHNVLVETELGRDIRDELSRFVVTAGWGLLELKTVTMTLEDVFLRLTQHEEGLTAQGSAIAASTNDIGTPLSHS from the coding sequence ATGATCCAGGTTCAACACGTCACCAAACGTTACGGCGAGCACACCGCCATTTTCGACGTCTCCTTCTCCGTTGAAAAGGGTGAAGTCCTGGCGTTTCTCGGTCCCAACGGGGCGGGGAAAACCACGACGATGCGCATCCTGACCTGTTATATGCCCGCAACGGAGGGAACTGCCACAGTGGCAGGTTTCGACTGCCTGGAGCAAGCGAACGAGGTGAAGCGACAGATTGGCTATCTACCTGAAACTCCGCCGGTCTATCAAGAACTGACCGTACAGGAATATTTGACGTTTGTCGGCCGGCTCCGTGGACTGGTCGGGTCTGATATGAGTCAACGCATGGATCGCGTCATCGACCGTCTCTCGCTCGGGCCGGTTCGATCGCGATTGATTGGAAACCTCTCAAGAGGGTATCGGCAACGAGTCGGCCTTGCTCAGGCGCTCCTGCACGACCCGCCGGTACTCATCCTCGACGAACCGACGGTCGGATTGGATCCGAAGCAGATCATCGAGATCCGTCAGTTGATTAAGGATCTCTCCCAATCCCATACGATCATTCTGAGCACGCACATCCTCCCCGAAGCCACGGCCATTTGCCAGCGTGTCGTCATCATCAATGGCGGACGGATCGTGGCCCAGGACACACCGGAGCAACTCTCGACTCGCCTACGCCGCTCCGAAAAGCTCAGTCTTTCGGTGAAAACGCCTCCGGAGGATTGGCGCCAGCTGTTGCAGCGCGTGGACGGCGTGATGGCCGTATCCGCCGCGGACGGGACACACAACGTATTGGTCGAAACCGAATTGGGACGTGACATCAGAGACGAGTTATCCCGGTTCGTCGTGACCGCTGGCTGGGGACTGTTGGAACTGAAGACCGTGACCATGACACTGGAAGACGTGTTTCTGCGGCTCACGCAACATGAAGAAGGATTGACCGCCCAAGGTTCGGCAATCGCCGCTTCGACCAACGACATAGGCACTCCGCTCTCCCACTCATGA
- a CDS encoding AsnC family transcriptional regulator has translation MADRAYVLITVSAGQTRDVIKSLSQLKEVKTIDPCWGKPDIFAVVEVLDQDALTSLVRSKIHSIPGVAQTETHLIYKLST, from the coding sequence ATGGCTGACCGAGCATACGTGCTGATCACCGTTTCGGCAGGACAGACCCGCGACGTTATCAAGTCGCTCTCCCAGCTCAAGGAAGTCAAAACGATCGATCCATGTTGGGGCAAACCGGACATCTTCGCCGTCGTCGAGGTGTTGGATCAGGACGCCCTTACGTCTCTGGTCCGATCGAAGATTCATTCGATTCCAGGAGTGGCCCAAACGGAAACGCATCTGATCTACAAACTCAGCACATGA